From a region of the Pseudomonadota bacterium genome:
- a CDS encoding ParB/RepB/Spo0J family partition protein yields the protein MVTKKTTVNPEFLYISVDKIIVLEQVRSNINIETDSFKSLIQSIKDKGILEPLIVTGQDDGTYLLICGERRLVAARQLGFESVPIRVIEAGKELGDTIALQLTENLQREDLNPIDQAKGILSFIQAKHSDKGYGMEGVMSELAMYNRRPEDLPEEIAITVIAISEISGKSIMTLHRTISLLKLSPEIQAEIQAGTLPVSQGYLFAANLDCPDRMKIFTDIIKTPVTYTTLESRLTAYKKVKPDPNNTKPKSMKKQVKSLVSMKTTFETGLGTYVREDIEKFLYELQVFCDFVQQQAPMAPYGKKRPPQV from the coding sequence ATGGTAACAAAGAAAACAACTGTAAATCCTGAATTTCTGTACATCTCCGTAGACAAGATTATAGTGTTGGAACAGGTGAGATCGAATATTAACATCGAAACAGATTCATTTAAATCACTCATCCAGTCTATCAAGGACAAAGGCATATTAGAGCCACTTATTGTAACCGGACAGGATGACGGAACATATCTACTTATCTGCGGGGAAAGGCGTCTTGTGGCAGCCCGGCAACTTGGATTTGAATCCGTACCAATAAGAGTTATTGAAGCAGGCAAAGAATTAGGTGATACCATAGCCCTTCAACTTACAGAGAACCTCCAACGGGAGGACTTGAATCCCATAGATCAGGCTAAAGGAATACTCTCATTTATTCAGGCGAAACATTCTGACAAGGGGTATGGTATGGAAGGGGTTATGAGTGAATTAGCAATGTACAATCGGAGGCCCGAAGACCTACCGGAGGAAATTGCTATCACTGTGATAGCAATTTCTGAAATCTCCGGAAAGTCAATAATGACGCTGCATCGCACGATTTCACTTTTAAAACTTTCTCCCGAGATTCAGGCCGAGATTCAGGCAGGAACACTCCCCGTTTCTCAGGGTTATCTCTTTGCTGCAAACCTTGATTGTCCCGATAGGATGAAGATATTCACCGACATTATAAAAACACCAGTGACCTATACAACTTTAGAGAGCAGACTCACAGCATATAAAAAAGTCAAACCTGACCCGAATAATACAAAGCCCAAATCAATGAAGAAACAGGTTAAAAGTCTTGTATCTATGAAGACAACCTTTGAGACGGGCCTTGGAACTTATGTGAGGGAAGATATTGAAAAGTTTCTTTATGAACTACAGGTTTTCTGTGATTTTGTACAGCAACAGGCACCAATGGCTCCATACGGCAAGAAAAGACCGCCACAAGTGTGA
- a CDS encoding PQQ-binding-like beta-propeller repeat protein, protein MSLRQINSTIEVSKLLKTICLIYWIIITTTVLLPGDALFGKEMEIALFRSGSQRLGDYPARGVGGSIELNWKFKTEGKVISSPVVSNGTIYLGSMDDNFYAINSATGQERWRFKTGGRVASSAAVVDGIVYFGSLDGNLYAVESSTGREMWHFKTADWVGSSPLIAGEVAYFGSADGNLYAVDIKTGQEKWRFKAEKEVYSSPSISGDMVYFGSRGGYFYAVDIKTGQERWRFKTQWKVYSTPAIASGAVFFGSTDGNLYALDLETGKEKWKFQTKNKVYSSPAIANGMVFFGSNDRSFYALDLETGKEKWRFKTKSKVYSSPAVSKDMVYFGSNDGNLYVLNMETGKEKSRFKTGGWIVSSPAIEEGVVYFGSLDGNLYAIR, encoded by the coding sequence ATGTCGTTACGCCAAATAAACTCGACCATTGAGGTATCGAAATTGCTTAAGACCATTTGTTTAATTTATTGGATCATCATTACAACCACGGTTCTTCTCCCCGGTGATGCCTTATTCGGGAAGGAAATGGAGATTGCCTTGTTTCGTTCGGGTAGCCAACGGCTCGGGGATTACCCGGCAAGAGGCGTTGGCGGGTCCATTGAATTAAACTGGAAGTTCAAAACAGAAGGAAAGGTCATTTCTTCTCCTGTTGTAAGCAATGGAACGATATATTTAGGGAGCATGGATGATAATTTTTATGCCATAAACAGCGCAACCGGTCAGGAACGGTGGCGATTCAAGACCGGGGGCCGTGTCGCATCTTCGGCTGCCGTAGTGGACGGGATTGTCTATTTCGGAAGCCTTGATGGAAACCTTTACGCCGTGGAGAGTTCCACGGGACGTGAGATGTGGCATTTTAAGACAGCAGATTGGGTTGGCTCCTCTCCTTTAATAGCAGGGGAAGTGGCGTATTTCGGCAGCGCCGACGGCAACCTCTATGCTGTCGATATCAAGACCGGTCAGGAGAAGTGGCGATTCAAAGCAGAAAAGGAGGTCTACTCCTCTCCTTCCATATCTGGTGATATGGTCTACTTTGGTAGTAGAGGAGGATATTTTTATGCCGTTGATATCAAAACCGGCCAGGAACGGTGGCGGTTCAAAACCCAATGGAAGGTCTATTCTACCCCTGCCATTGCAAGTGGAGCCGTTTTTTTCGGCAGCACCGACGGGAATTTATATGCCCTCGATTTGGAGACAGGTAAGGAAAAGTGGAAATTTCAAACAAAAAATAAAGTCTATTCTTCCCCTGCTATAGCAAATGGTATGGTTTTTTTTGGCAGTAACGATAGGAGCTTTTACGCACTGGATTTGGAGACGGGTAAAGAAAAATGGAGGTTTAAGACAAAGAGCAAGGTCTATTCGTCCCCCGCTGTGTCAAAGGACATGGTCTATTTTGGCAGCAATGATGGAAATCTATACGTACTCAATATGGAGACAGGTAAGGAAAAGTCGAGATTCAAAACAGGGGGCTGGATTGTCTCTTCCCCTGCCATCGAAGAAGGAGTAGTCTACTTCGGAAGTCTTGATGGAAATCTCTATGCAATACGATGA
- a CDS encoding pyridoxine 5'-phosphate synthase, which yields MQKLMVNIDHVATLREARGTNYPDPVFAAGIAETAGASGIIIHLREDRRHIKDRDLTILRETVKTKLNLEMAATAEMVSIARGVKPDMITLVPEKREELTTEGGLDAVGLSKKLKVVIAGVKEKGIKVSLFIDPEEEQILEAHKIGADMIEIHTGAYSDAKNEAIREKELKKVVNAARRGKELGLGVNAGHGLHYHNVREIVAIRDIDELSIGHSIIARAVFTGLDKAIRDMLVLMQ from the coding sequence ATGCAAAAGCTGATGGTGAATATCGATCACGTAGCAACATTACGGGAAGCAAGAGGAACAAATTATCCGGACCCTGTCTTTGCAGCAGGCATAGCGGAAACGGCAGGCGCTTCAGGAATTATTATACATTTGCGTGAAGACAGACGTCATATAAAAGACAGGGATCTGACTATTTTAAGAGAGACAGTGAAAACAAAGCTGAACCTTGAAATGGCTGCGACTGCGGAAATGGTAAGCATAGCAAGAGGGGTAAAACCGGATATGATAACCCTTGTTCCGGAGAAAAGGGAAGAGCTGACGACAGAAGGCGGACTTGATGCGGTGGGTCTTTCCAAAAAACTCAAAGTTGTTATCGCTGGCGTAAAAGAAAAGGGAATAAAAGTAAGCCTGTTTATAGATCCGGAAGAAGAACAGATTCTGGAGGCTCATAAAATAGGGGCGGATATGATTGAGATACATACCGGCGCTTACAGCGATGCTAAGAATGAAGCAATACGGGAGAAGGAACTAAAAAAGGTAGTAAATGCAGCAAGAAGAGGAAAAGAATTAGGACTGGGCGTAAATGCAGGACACGGCTTGCACTATCATAATGTAAGGGAAATAGTTGCAATACGGGATATTGATGAACTGAGTATCGGCCACAGTATTATTGCCAGGGCGGTTTTTACAGGCCTGGATAAGGCCATTCGGGACATGCTGGTATTGATGCAATGA
- a CDS encoding CdaR family protein yields MMNFITGYIFKDFKLKALSLVLASMLWLAVSYMGESRMSISVRISADKLSRDLIVSKIGAEEVLVTLNGPVSILKDIRARDVGVSLDLSNVKEGRYVYDLQKNNIRVPKGIQIEEVKPDYVVVEIDGTIEKRLKTIVKLEKKWMGMYSIKSWAPHYANAEGSRGALNNVDVIETVPTDGNFISEEETIDVPLDTKDLIIRKIKPDTIKVILRRN; encoded by the coding sequence ATGATGAACTTCATAACCGGATATATATTTAAGGACTTCAAGCTCAAAGCGCTCTCTCTGGTTCTCGCCTCAATGCTGTGGCTTGCCGTTTCCTATATGGGAGAATCAAGGATGAGCATCTCGGTAAGGATTTCTGCCGACAAATTGAGCAGGGATCTTATTGTAAGCAAGATAGGCGCCGAAGAGGTGCTTGTTACACTAAACGGTCCGGTATCTATACTCAAAGATATTCGTGCCCGTGATGTAGGGGTATCGCTTGACCTGTCAAACGTAAAAGAGGGACGCTATGTCTACGATCTGCAAAAAAACAACATCCGTGTACCTAAAGGCATACAAATTGAGGAGGTCAAACCGGACTATGTCGTTGTAGAAATTGACGGGACTATAGAAAAGAGATTGAAAACTATTGTAAAATTAGAAAAAAAATGGATGGGCATGTACAGTATAAAATCGTGGGCTCCACATTATGCGAACGCGGAAGGCTCCAGGGGCGCCCTGAATAACGTTGATGTTATTGAAACTGTTCCTACTGATGGCAACTTTATATCTGAAGAAGAAACAATTGACGTTCCCCTGGATACTAAAGATTTGATAATAAGGAAAATCAAGCCTGATACAATAAAGGTCATCCTCAGGAGAAACTAA
- the cdaA gene encoding diadenylate cyclase CdaA, with protein sequence MIPTIRWQDLLDILIVSFILYRMFLLIKGTRAIQLIIGFIMIFFVFYFSKKLELFTLGWIFNNFVGSIILVIVVIFQNDIRRMLLALGRSPFFKKITYVEETMFYDELSNACIIMGKRKTGALIVLEREIGLEEFMEVGIKMDASVNTELILSIFQQTAPLHDGALIIREGRIRAASCILPLTLKDDLDKAFGTRHRAAIGITEITDAVAVVVSEEKGWISYAHKGEIFTKISGDDLKKMLKEFLG encoded by the coding sequence ATGATACCAACCATTCGTTGGCAGGATCTTTTAGACATTTTAATAGTTTCTTTTATTCTTTACCGGATGTTCCTGCTGATAAAAGGGACAAGGGCAATACAGCTCATTATAGGCTTTATTATGATCTTTTTTGTCTTTTATTTCTCGAAAAAACTTGAGCTTTTTACTCTCGGATGGATTTTCAACAACTTTGTAGGTTCAATAATACTTGTTATTGTAGTGATATTTCAAAACGACATACGGAGGATGCTTCTGGCCCTCGGTAGAAGCCCTTTTTTTAAAAAGATTACATATGTCGAGGAGACGATGTTTTACGACGAGCTTTCCAATGCATGCATAATTATGGGCAAAAGGAAGACGGGGGCGCTCATTGTTCTTGAACGTGAGATCGGACTTGAAGAATTCATGGAAGTTGGCATAAAAATGGATGCAAGCGTAAATACAGAGCTGATATTGAGCATTTTTCAACAAACAGCGCCTCTCCATGACGGTGCGCTGATAATCAGAGAGGGGAGGATCAGGGCTGCAAGCTGTATCCTTCCATTGACATTAAAGGATGATCTTGATAAGGCATTCGGTACAAGACACAGGGCTGCTATCGGCATTACAGAGATAACGGATGCCGTTGCTGTAGTGGTTTCGGAAGAGAAGGGCTGGATTTCATATGCCCATAAAGGTGAGATATTCACAAAAATCAGCGGCGATGACCTAAAGAAGATGCTGAAGGAATTTTTGGGATAA
- the ftsH gene encoding ATP-dependent zinc metalloprotease FtsH, whose amino-acid sequence MNPVNKNIFIWLFIVLLGLFIFNIYYKPKKAYDTVIFSDFVEAVQSNNIISVTIQGKNILGTYKDGKEFKSYAPDDPELVKILRQHSVKINAKPDEESGMWQNILISWFPMLLLIGVWIFFMRQMQAGGGKAMAFGKSKARLFTNKGNKVTFQDVAGVEEAKEELQEIIEFLVDPKKFTKLGGRIPKGVLLVGSPGTGKTLLARAIAGEANVPFFSISGSDFVEMFVGVGASRVRDLFNQGKKNAPCIIFIDEIDAVGRHRGAGLGGGHDEREQTLNQLLVEMDGFESNEGVIVMSATNRPDVLDPALLRPGRFDRQIVVSIPDVKGREAILKVHSRKTVLAANVDLSIIARGTPGFTGADLENLVNEAALVAARKNKKDIEMDDFEHAKDKVLMGVERRSMIIPLQERRNTAFHEAGHALVAKMIPNSDPIHKVTIIPRGRALGLTQQLPIDERHTYSKEYLLDNITILLGGRVAEEIVLNHSTTGAGNDIERATKIARKMVCEWGMSEKLGPLSYGKEEEHIFLGKEIGRHRDFSENTAQEIDEELRRIINNCHERAKGMLVKNIVALNNIANNLLEKEALDGQELDVIIKESIHGQGDTV is encoded by the coding sequence ATGAATCCTGTGAATAAAAATATTTTTATATGGTTATTTATCGTGCTGCTGGGGCTTTTTATTTTTAATATCTATTATAAACCAAAAAAGGCCTACGATACGGTCATCTTCAGTGACTTTGTAGAAGCTGTCCAGTCAAACAACATCATTTCCGTGACAATTCAGGGAAAGAACATTCTCGGTACTTATAAGGATGGAAAAGAGTTTAAAAGTTATGCCCCTGATGACCCTGAACTTGTAAAAATCCTGAGACAACACAGCGTCAAAATCAATGCAAAACCGGATGAGGAATCAGGCATGTGGCAGAATATATTAATATCCTGGTTCCCCATGCTCCTGCTCATAGGCGTCTGGATCTTTTTTATGAGACAGATGCAGGCCGGCGGCGGCAAGGCAATGGCCTTTGGCAAAAGCAAGGCAAGGTTGTTTACAAATAAAGGAAATAAGGTAACGTTTCAGGATGTTGCAGGGGTAGAAGAAGCAAAGGAAGAACTTCAGGAGATCATAGAATTTCTGGTTGATCCTAAAAAATTTACAAAACTCGGCGGGCGGATCCCCAAAGGTGTGTTGCTTGTCGGCTCTCCCGGCACCGGAAAGACACTCCTTGCAAGGGCAATAGCAGGAGAGGCAAATGTGCCGTTTTTCAGCATAAGCGGTTCTGATTTTGTCGAGATGTTTGTCGGCGTTGGCGCCTCACGTGTGCGCGATCTATTTAATCAAGGAAAAAAGAATGCACCCTGTATCATATTCATTGATGAGATAGATGCAGTCGGCAGACACAGGGGCGCTGGTCTTGGCGGGGGACACGATGAAAGGGAGCAGACATTGAACCAGCTCCTTGTGGAGATGGATGGTTTTGAATCGAATGAAGGGGTAATCGTAATGTCTGCAACAAACAGACCTGATGTACTTGACCCCGCACTTTTGAGGCCCGGAAGGTTTGACAGACAGATTGTCGTATCCATCCCCGATGTTAAGGGAAGAGAGGCGATCCTTAAAGTGCATTCGCGGAAGACTGTACTCGCCGCCAATGTTGACCTTTCCATTATCGCAAGGGGAACACCGGGTTTTACCGGGGCCGACCTTGAAAATCTCGTGAATGAAGCTGCCCTTGTTGCTGCACGGAAAAATAAGAAAGACATAGAAATGGATGATTTTGAACATGCAAAAGATAAAGTGCTCATGGGCGTTGAAAGAAGAAGCATGATAATACCTTTACAGGAGAGGAGAAACACTGCATTTCATGAGGCTGGACATGCCCTTGTAGCAAAGATGATCCCGAACTCAGATCCTATACACAAAGTAACGATTATTCCAAGGGGCAGAGCGCTGGGTCTCACACAGCAGTTGCCCATAGACGAAAGGCATACATACTCAAAGGAATATCTGCTCGATAATATTACGATCCTGCTTGGCGGAAGGGTAGCGGAGGAGATTGTTCTCAATCATTCTACGACAGGCGCAGGGAATGACATAGAGCGTGCAACGAAGATAGCAAGAAAGATGGTATGCGAATGGGGTATGAGTGAAAAGCTCGGACCATTAAGTTACGGGAAGGAAGAGGAGCACATTTTTCTCGGTAAAGAGATCGGCCGTCACAGAGACTTCAGTGAAAATACTGCACAGGAAATAGACGAAGAGCTGAGGAGGATTATTAACAATTGTCATGAGAGGGCAAAGGGGATGCTTGTTAAAAATATTGTCGCCTTGAATAACATTGCCAACAACCTTTTAGAAAAGGAAGCCCTTGACGGACAGGAACTGGACGTAATAATCAAGGAAAGCATACATGGTCAGGGAGATACAGTGTAA